A genomic segment from Sparus aurata chromosome 20, fSpaAur1.1, whole genome shotgun sequence encodes:
- the cox19 gene encoding cytochrome c oxidase assembly protein COX19, with translation MSTAMNFGSKSFRPRAPDKGSFPLDHFGECKAFKETFMKCLRENSFDNSKCRLQSKDYLQCRMDNQLMTKEPLEKLGFKDLVDPPPSQADGDTKP, from the exons ATGTCGACCGCCATGAACTTCGGGTCGAAGAGTTTCAGACCTCGGGCTCCTGATAAAGGCTCGTTCCCTCTGGATCACTTCG GAGAGTGTAAAGCCTTCAAGGAGACGTTTATGAAATGCCTGAGGGAGAACAGCTTCGACAACTCCAAGTGCCGACTGCAGTCCAAAGACTACCTGCAGTGCCGCATGGACAA CCAGCTGATGACCAAGGAGCCTCTGGAGAAACTGGGATTCAAGGACCTGGTCGATCCTCCTCCGAGCCAAGCGGACGGGGACACCAAACCCTGA
- the LOC115570829 gene encoding C-C motif chemokine 2-like encodes MPFSIRCGHTVVCLTTLLFLIAQVHPQCFTARPRGTGLVSPDCCMKASKHAFNEPVTACFEQKKNTFPGCGVHAYIFRTTSNSVWCADPEAWWIPQRLKRLEQRGICCQIL; translated from the exons ATGCCTTTCTCCATCCGCTGTGGACATACTGTCGTGTGTTTAACCACGCTGCTTTTCCTCATCGCACAAG TGCATCCTCAGTGTTTCACGGCTCGGCCCAGAGGTACAGGACTCGTGTCTCCTGACTGCTGTATGAAAGCCTCAAAACACGCCTTTAACGAACCTGTCACCGCCTGCTTTGAACAAAAGAAGAACACATTTCCAGGTTGTGGAGTACATGCTTATAT CTTTCGCACTACAAGCAACAGTGTTTGGTGTGCGGACCCAGAAGCCTGGTGGATCCCCCAAAGACTCAAGAGATTAGAGCAA AGAGGAATATGTTGCCAAATCCTCTGA